A window of the Acidimicrobiia bacterium genome harbors these coding sequences:
- a CDS encoding NAD-dependent epimerase/dehydratase family protein, with translation MKVLVTGGGGFVGGAVIDQLLARGWHVRSVARGDYPVLAAKGVEVMRGDLADDDVAAQAVRDCDGVFHVAAKAGVSGSAADYERSNVLATHRVVEAAKAAGIERLIYTSTPSVVHGGGDVEGVDESAPYPDHFTAPYPETKARAERFVLGQADDRLGTVAIRPHLVWGPGDTQLVPRIIERARAGKVRFVGDGMNIVDTTFIDNAAAAHLAAFDRLAPGAPISGKAYFIAQDEPRPIRDIVNDLLDAAGVAPVTKTIPPAVAYAAGSAAEWFFTRFRPDEEPPMTRFLAEQLATAHWFDLTAARRDLGYSPEVSFREGVERLRASYA, from the coding sequence CGCAGTGTGGCTCGTGGCGACTACCCGGTCCTGGCGGCCAAAGGCGTCGAGGTCATGCGTGGTGATCTGGCCGATGACGATGTCGCCGCACAGGCAGTTCGCGACTGCGACGGTGTGTTTCATGTCGCCGCCAAAGCGGGGGTGTCCGGTTCGGCCGCCGATTACGAACGGTCGAATGTGCTCGCCACCCACCGGGTCGTCGAAGCCGCCAAAGCCGCCGGAATCGAACGCCTTATATATACGTCTACGCCGAGCGTGGTCCACGGCGGGGGAGACGTCGAAGGGGTCGACGAATCGGCCCCCTATCCCGACCACTTCACGGCCCCGTATCCCGAGACGAAAGCCCGGGCCGAACGCTTCGTGCTCGGCCAGGCCGACGACCGTCTCGGTACGGTGGCGATCCGCCCCCACCTCGTATGGGGTCCGGGCGACACCCAACTCGTCCCGAGGATCATCGAACGGGCCCGGGCCGGCAAGGTCCGGTTCGTCGGCGACGGGATGAACATCGTCGACACCACGTTCATCGACAATGCCGCCGCCGCCCACCTCGCGGCCTTCGATCGGCTGGCACCGGGCGCCCCTATCTCGGGCAAGGCCTACTTCATTGCCCAAGACGAACCGCGACCTATCCGCGACATCGTCAATGACCTCCTTGACGCGGCCGGCGTTGCCCCGGTCACCAAAACGATTCCGCCTGCCGTCGCCTACGCGGCCGGGTCGGCGGCAGAATGGTTCTTCACCCGGTTCCGCCCCGACGAAGAACCGCCCATGACTCGCTTCCTGGCCGAACAGTTGGCGACGGCTCACTGGTTCGACCTCACCGCCGCCCGCAGGGATCTTGGCTACTCGCCGGAGGTTTCCTTCCGGGAGGGGGTCGAACGACTGAGGGCTTCCTACGCATAG